Proteins encoded by one window of Chiroxiphia lanceolata isolate bChiLan1 chromosome 26, bChiLan1.pri, whole genome shotgun sequence:
- the ACE gene encoding angiotensin-converting enzyme, with protein sequence MPPALGLLLGLSLAGALRAQFEPPQHPSTEEGAALFASDYNSTAELVLFESVSASWNYNTNLTAENAALQVQASLEEQNFTELWGKRAKELYGNIWSNFSDPQLRKIIGSIQTLGPSNLPLDKREQYNTILSDMDKIYSTAKVCLPNGTCWDLEPDLSDIMAMSRSYKKLLYAWEGWHNAAGNPLRPKYEEFVQLSNEAYSADGFEDTGSYWRSWYDSDTFEDDLESIYNQLEPLYLSLHAFVRRKLYDHYGPKYVNLRGPIPAHLLGNMWAQQWNNIYDLMVPYPEKPNLDVTSAMVQQGWNATHMFRVSEEFFTSLGLLEMPPEFWEKSMLEKPTDGREVVCHASAWDFYNRRDFRIKQCTSVTMEQLFTVHHEMGHIQYYLQYKDQPVSFRSGANPGFHEAIGDVLSLSVSTPSHLHTIGLLSNATEDEESNINYLLKMALEKIAFLPFGYLIDQWRWNVFSGRTPPSRYNSDWWYLRTKYQGICAPVTRNESNFDPGAKYHIPGNTPYIRYFVSFILQFQFHKALCQAAGHSGPLHTCDIYRSREAGDKLREVLKAGSSKSWQEVLFNLTGTDKMDAGALLEYFSPVTTWLQEQNNKTNEVLGWPDFEWRPPVPEGYPEGIDKITDEAQAKEFLAEYNSTAEEVWNAYTEASWAYNTNITDHNKEVMLEKNLAMSKHTLDYGMRARQFDTSDFQDESVTRILKKLSVIERAALPEDELMEYNTLLSDMETTYSLAKVCRDDKTCLPLDPDLTDIMATSRDYDELLFAWKGWRDASGKKMRNDYKRYVELSNKAAVLNGYTDNGAYWRSLYETSTFEEDLERLYQQLQPLYLNLHAYVRRALYKKYGAEHINLRGPIPAHLLGNMWAQSWSNIFDLVMPFPDATKVDATPAMKEQGWTPKRMFEESDRFFTSLGLIPMPQEFWDKSMIEKPSDGREVVCHASAWDFYNRKDFRIKQCTVVNMDDLITVHHEMGHIQYFLQYRDQPVPFRDGANPGFHEAVGDVMALSVSTPKHLHSINLLDEVKEDQESDINYLMSIALDKIAFLPFGYLMDQWRWKVFDGRIKDDEYNKEWWNLRTKYQGLCPPAPRSEDDFDPGAKFHIPANVPYIRYFVSFVIQFQFHQALCKAAGHTGALHTCDIYQSTEAGKILGDALKLGFSKPWPEAMQLITGQPNMSAEALMSYFEPLMTWLEKENEKNGEVLGWPEYSWTPDSGMQAPDGSSKTDFLGMSLTKSQASAGAWVLLALALVFLITTIFFSIKFFSSRRKAFKSSSEMELK encoded by the exons ATGCCCCCAgcgctggggctgctgctcgggctcagcctggcaggtgccCTTCGGGCCCAGTTCGAGCCCCCCCAGCATCCCAGCACCGAGGAGGGGGCCGCCCTCTTCGCCAGTGACTACAACAGCACGGCCGAGCTCGTCCTCTTCGAGAGCGTCTCGGCGAGCTGGAATTACAACACCAACCTGACGGCGGAAAACgctgctctgcag GTCCAGGCATCGCTGGAGGAGCAGAACTTCACGGAGCTGTGGGGGAAGAGAGCCAAGGAGCTCTATGGCAACATCTGGAGCAACTTCTCAGACCCACAGCTGAGGAAGATCATCGGCTCCATTCAGACCCTGGGACCCTCCAACCTGCCCCTGGACAAGAGAGAGCAG tACAACACCATCCTGAGCGACATGGACAAGATCTACTCCACGGCCAAGGTGTGCCTGCCCAACGGCACCTGCTGGGATCTGGAGCCAG aCCTCTCAGACATCATGGCCATGTCCCGCAGCTACAAGAAGCTGCTCTATGCCTGGGAGGGGTGGCACAACGCCGCGGGGAACCCACTGCGCCCCAAGTACGAGGAGTTCGTGCAGCTGAGCAACGAGGCCTATTCGGCAGATG GATTTGAGGACACAGGCAGCTACTGGCGCTCCTGGTACGACTCAGACACCTTTGAGGATGACCTGGAGAGTATCTACAACCAGCTGGAGCCGCTCTACCTCAGCCTGCACGCCTTCGTCAGGAGGAAGCTCTATGACCACTACGGCCCCAAATACGTCAACCTGAGGGGCCCCATCCCTGCTCACCTCCTGG GGAACATGTGGGCTCAGCAGTGGAACAACATCTATGACCTGATGGTCCCCTACCCTGAGAAGCCCAACCTTGATGTCACGAGTGCCATGGTGCAGCAG GGCTGGAATGCCACCCACATGTTCCGGGTCTCAGAGGAGTTCTTCACGTCCTTGGGGCTGCTGGAGATGCCCCCCGAGTTCTGGGAGAAGTCCATGCTGGAGAAGCCGACGGACGGGCGGGAGGTGGTGTGTCACGCCTCGGCCTGGGACTTCTACAACCGCCGAGACTTCAG GATCAAGCAGTGCACGTCGGTGACCATGGAGCAGCTGTTCACGGTGCACCACGAGATGGGCCACATCCAGTACTACCTGCAGTACAAGGACCAGCCCGTCTCCTTCCGCAGTGGGGCCAACCCTGGCTTCCACGAGGCCATCGGGGATGTCCTGTCGCTGTCTGTCTCCACCCCAAGCCACCTCCACACAATCGGTCTCCTCAGCAATGCCACTGAGGATGAAG AGAGCAACATCAACTACCTGCTGAAGATGGCCCTGGAGAAGATTGCCTTCCTACCCTTTGGCTACCTCATCGACCAGTGGCGCTGGAACGTGTTCAGTGGCCGCACGCCCCCGAGCCGCTACAACTCCGACTGGTGGTACCTGAG AACCAAATACCAGGGTATCTGTGCCCCTGTCACAAGGAATGAGAGCAACTTCGACCCTGGAGCAAAGTaccacatccctgggaacaCTCCTTACATCAG GTACTTTGTGAGCTTCATCCTCCAGTTCCAGTTCCACAAGGCGCTGTGCCAGGCAGCCGGTCACAGTGGCCCCCTGCACACCTGTGACATCTACAGGTCCAGAGAGGCTGGAGACAAGCTCAG ggaagtGTTGAAAGCTGGGTCTTCCAAGTCGTGGCAGGAAGTCCTGTTCAACCTCACTGGCACGGATAAGATGGATGCTGGGGCCCTCCTGGAGTACTTCAGCCCTGTCACCACGTGGCTTCAGGAGCAGAACAACAAGACCAATGAGGTGCTGGGCTGGCCTGACTTTGAGTGGCGTCCCCCTGTCCCTGAAGGCTACCCTGAAGGCATTG ACAAAATAACAGACGAAGCACAAGCCAAAGAGTTCCTGGCCGAGTACAACAGCACAGCCGAGGAGGTGTGGAACGCCTACACCGAGGCATCCTGGGCCTACAACACCAACATCACCGACCACAACAAGGAGGTCATG CTGGAGAAGAACTTGGCCATGTCCAAGCACACCCTGGATTACGGCATGAGGGCCAGGCAGTTCGACACCTCCGACTTCCAGGACGAAAGTGTCACCCGCATCCTCAAGAAACTGAGTGTCATCGAGAGGGCAGCCCTGCCTGAGGATGAGCTGATGGAG TATAACACCCTCCTCTCAGATATGGAGACCACGTACAGCCTGGCCAAGGTCTGCAGGGACGACAAAACCTGTCTCCCACTGGATCCTG ACCTCACAGACATCATGGCCACCTCCCGGGACTATGACGAGCTCCTCTTTGCCTGGAAGGGCTGGCGGGATGCTTCTGGGAAGAAGATGAGGAACGACTACAAGCGATACGTGGAACTGAGCAACAAGGCAGCCGTGCTCAATG GTTATACAGACAATGGGGCCTACTGGAGATCCCTGTACGAGACATCCACCTTCGAGGAAGATCTGGAGAGGCTGtaccagcagctgcagcccctgtaCCTCAACCTGCACGCCTACGTACGCCGGGCCCTCTACAAGAAGTATGGGGCAGAGCACATAAACCTGAGGGGGCCCATCCCTGCTCATCTGCTAG GCAACATGTGGGCTCAGTCATGGTCCAACATTTTCGACCTGGTGATGCCTTTCCCGGATGCCACCAAGGTGGATGCCACCCCAGCCATGAAAGAACAG ggctggacacCCAAGAGGATGTTTGAGGAGTCGGACCGTTTCTTTACCTCCCTGGGCCTCATCCCCATGCCCCAGGAGTTCTGGGACAAGTCCATGATCGAGAAGCCCTCGGATGGGCGGGAGGTGGTGTGTCACGCCTCGGCCTGGGACTTCTACAACCGCAAGGACTTCAG GATCAAGCAGTGCACGGTGGTGAACATGGACGACCTGATCACGGTGCACCACGAGATGGGCCACATCCAGTACTTCCTGCAGTACAGGGACCAGCCCGTCCCCTTCCGGGATGGGGCCAATCCCGGCTTCCACGAGGCCGTCGGGGATGTCATGGCCTTGTCCGTCTCCACCCCCAAACACCTGCACAGCATCAATCTGCTGGATGAAGTCAAGGAAGACCAAG AGAGTGACATTAACTACCTGATGAGCATCGCCCTGGACAAAATCGCCTTCCTGCCCTTCGGGTACCTCATGGACCAGTGGCGCTGGAAGGTGTTTGACGGGCGGATCAAGGATGACGAGTACAACAAGGAGTGGTGGAACCTCAG GACGAAGTACCAGGGTTTGTGCCCACCAGCACCGAGGTCTGAAGATGACTTTGACCCCGGGGCAAAGTTTCACATCCCTGCCAACGTCCCCTATATCAG GTACTTTGTCAGCTTCGTGATCCAGTTCCAGTTCCACCAGGCTCTCTGTAAGGCAGCCGGGCACACGGGTGCCCTGCACACCTGTGACATCTACCAGTCCACGGAGGCTGGGAAGATCCTGGG GGATGCCCTGAAGCTGGGTTTCAGCAAGCCATGGCCTGAGGCCATGCAGCTCATCACGGGGCAGCCCAACATGTCAGCAGAGGCCCTGATGAGCTACTTTGAGCCGCTCATGACgtggctggagaaggagaatGAGAAGAACGGGGAGGTCCTGGGCTGGCCCGAGTACAGCTGGACTCCTGACTCAGGTATGCAGG ccCCAGATGGCTCCAGCAAAACTGATTTCCTGGGAATGTCCCTGACCAAAAGCCAAGCCTCGGCAGGCGCCTGGGTCCTGCTCGCCCTGGCGCTCGTCTTCCTGATCACCACCATCTTCTTCAGCATCAAGTTCTTCTCGTCCAGGAGAAAGGCCTTCAAATCCAGC